Part of the Natronobacterium gregoryi SP2 genome, GGGCGTCGGGACAGCGCCCAATCTCACACACCTTCCTGTAGTCAACTCCCGCCGATCGCCAGAACGAGGTCGGCGATCAGCGGTAACTAGTTACAGCAAACCGTATCAGTCGCCGGTCGACTCCGGCTCATGCTCGTCTTCCGCGACGACCACTACTGGCCGATCGGTGAGCCTGACGACGCCGTCGACCGTCCCCCCCAACAACGCCCGCTTGAACGACGACCGGCCGCGAGCGCCGACGACGATCGCGTCCACGCCGTACTCGCCAGCAGCCTCGAGGATCTTCTCGTGTGGCACTCCCGACTCGACTGTCGTTTCGACCGAGAGGCCGACGTCGACCGCGGTCGACTCGAGGTCGGCAAGCACCGACTCTGCACGATCGATCCGTCGGCGTTTGGTCTCCGCTGGATCGACGATCGCGTTGTCGTACTCGGTTCGACTCTCGAGAACCGTGATCCCGTACAGCGTGGCACCGAACTGGTCCGCAAGCTCGATCGCGTGCTCGACTGCGACACTCCCGGTCTCGCTCCCGTCGGTCGCGACGAGAATCGAGTCGTACATGGGCGTATTTCGGCCGGGGGTGAAAAAGAAGTGTCCCCCCTGGCGACTCTTCGAGGCTCGTCGTACAGATTGCCAGACCGACGCGGTCCGACCGGGGTCCGTCTGCGATTACTGCCGATCGCCAGAATGGGGTCGGCGATCGGTGAGAAGTGACGACAGGAAACCGTATCAATCGTCCCTGTCCGGCATCGTCGAAAACCGCGCCAGTGCTTTCATATCCGTCCGGTCGGACGGCGACGGAGCCGTCGTCGAGTGACGAACGACGCCACGGGACGACCGACGGCCGTCGGAACCCAGGCGGTCGAAGAGACCATCCCCCTGCTCGTCTCCGGTTTCGTCACTCGGTTCCTCGTCGGCAGTTTCGGCTTCGTCCCCCTCGTCGGCCGACCCCGCTTCGTCCCTACTGGCTTCGCCGTCACCAGCTGTTACCTCTTCGAGTCGCTGCTGGATCTGCGTTACCTCGTCGCCAAACTCCGTGACGGTCTCGCGCATCGTCGAACGGAGTCGATCCTCGAGGCTGCCGTCTCCGTCAGGCTGCTCTCTTCCGGTCGCCTCTTCGCCGGCCGACGGCTCCGAACCCCTGCCAGATTTCGATTCGCCAGCCGCTCGTAAGACCCCAATCACGTCGTCGATCTCCGCTTTGTCCGCCTGGTCAGCGAGGTTGCCGAGCCGCAAGAGTCGCTCGAGATGCTCGACCGCCGCTGGCTCGCCCTCGACGATGGCCTCCGGAATCGAATCGGGTTCGGAACCGTCCGGGAGCATCTCGAGTCCGACAGCCTCGAGGAGTACCTCTGGCTCCGTGGACTCGAGGAGGTCACTCGCTCGCGTTGCTGTCTCTACGAGGTCACCGGCCTCTCCGTTCGTCTCGGTCGGCCCGGCGACGACCGCCTCGCTCGCCGCGTCGGCCGCGTTCAGTATCTCGGTCACCCGATCTCGAACGTCGTCTGTTACTGTCACTGTTTTCCTCCTCGTTTCTGGAGTCGGTTCGACAAACACCGCGAGCCGGCACCTATCCGGCGTCTGCAGTCTGCTCTTCCTCGTCGCTCTCGTCCCCCTCGCTCTCCGTCACCGTCTCGATGATCCGTTCGGTCATCTCCTCCCGGCTAAGGTTCGCCTTCACGCCGACATCTTTCGCAACGGACTGGAGATCCTGATAGGACATGACCCCGAGAAAGTCCTCGAGCGTGTCACGCCGGAGGTCCTCGAGGTCCCCGGGTGCGGGACTGTCGGCTTCGTCTTCCACTCTCGACTCGTCGGCTTGCTCTTCGCCTTCCGCATCGGCTTCTCCCTCACCGTCTTCGATCTCGTCTTCGCCTTCCGCGTCGACTGCTCGCTCGCTCGCTTTCTCGTCGCCCTCGAGGACCTCCTCGAGATCCGTCTCCTCCGTAACCACCTCGACCAGCGACTGGAGGGAATCGCTGACGCTGCCGTCCTCGAAGATCGCGCTGACGCCCGACCGGACCGCTGCCCCGACCTCGGATCGAAGGTCGATCTCGTCGTCGGTCTCGAGTGCCTGCGAGAAAGTCTCGTGGAGTTCGCGTCCGATCGACGTGCCGAGTTCACGCCCGGCGCGTTCGCCGAACTGGCGACCGACGGCCGCACCGATCTCGCCGCCGTCGAGTTCGTCCTCGATGCTGCCATCGCCGACCAGTCCGGAGACGCCGACCTGGTCGCTGACCTCGTCGGCGACGGCCTGTTTCAGTCCCGGCCCCTCACTCATCGCTCTCGCCCTCGTCTTCGGACTCGTCTACCTGTCGCTCGCTCGCTTCTTCTTCGTCGTCTTCATCAGTTTCGCCGCCGTCTTCGGCGTTCTCTTTTTCCGACTCGTCTTCTCCCTCATCTTCGCTCTCGTCCGCGATTGCGTCTTCCTCCGCAGTTTCCCCGTCACTCTCCTCCTCGGCTGTCTCCCCGTCTTCGTCTGCCGTCTCGTCTTCCGCCGTTTCGTCTGTCTCGTCGCTCCCCACCAACTCCTCGAGTGCGATCTCGCCGATCGTTCGCCCGATCCGCTCGCCGAATTTCCGTCCGACGACCGCGCCAATTAGTCCGCCAAGCGCCTCGCCGAGCGACTGCTCTTCGCTGATCTCGTCCTCCCAGCGGGTGCCCTCGACAAGTTCGTCGACATCGATGTTCTCGGTCACCTTCTGGAAGTCGACCCGCTCGACGAGCGACTCCGAGTCTGTCCCCGTCTGCGATTCGCCATCCGCTTCTGACGCTGTTGTTGCTGTCTCACTCATAGTTCGGCCTCCGTTTCTGCCGGCTCTTCGTCGGTCTCCGATTCTTCGATCCCCGACTCGAGTTGGTCGATCAACGCCTGGAGTGTCTCGCGAACGACCGTCGCCACGATCGCCTCGATGGGCAGGTTCGGAACGAACCCGGCCAGCCGGTCTTTCACCCACTCGGTCGCGGACGAGAGGCTCCCTCGAAGCCAGCCTCCAGCCCTGGAGAACAAGCCACCGTCGGCCCCAGCCGCTTTTTCGTCCATGTCCTCTGTCTCCGCTTTGCCTCTCTTTGCTGGTGACCCACCACGACCGAACAGGCGACCGACCACCCGCTTTGGCGCGGTAAGAACCGTCATAGCGCCGTCTTTGAGCCGATCGATCAGTCCGATGACCCACTCTTTTGGCTTGCCCAGGAGTGACGTCACCGTGTCCAGGACAGCACGGGGGCCGTCCAGCAACCCCGACACGGCTGACAGGAGATTCCCGAGCAAGTTGTTCTCGCCCGGCCGAGCCGACACGTCGAGCGTTACCGCGTCGAGGTTGACCTCCAGACCGAGCAGATCGAGAAACAGCCCATCGAGATCGAGGTGGAGGACACCAGCGGTCTCGTCGCTTTCGTAGACGTCGTCGGCGTCCTCGACGTGGTACTCACCGTCTTCCTCGCTTTCGTCTCCGTCCTCTCTCTCACCGTCTTCCTCGCTTTCGTCTCCGTCCTCTCTCTCACCGTCTTCCTCGCTTTCGTCTCCGTCCTCTCTCTCACCGTCTCCCTCGCTTTCGTCTCCGCCCTCTCTCTCACCGTCTCCCTCGCTTTCGTCTCCGCCCCCTCTCTCACCGTCTTCCTCGCTTTCGTCTCCGCCCCCTCTCTCACCGTCTTCCTCGCTTTCGTCTCCGTCCTCTCTCTCACCGTCTCCCTCGCTTTCGTCTCCGCCCCCTCTCTCACCTTCTTTCGCCTCCGTTTCCGCTTTGCCTTCCGTCTCTTCGTCTGCCTCCGTTTCCTCGTCACTTCTGAGTTCTTCCCGTGTTTCGTTCTCGCTCGCACCGTCGTCACTCTCGGTTTCGTCCGCCCGCTCGGCCGCTGCTCGACCGCCGTCGGTCAGGACTCGAGTCGTCGATCGATCACGTCGGCCGGGGCGACTCGCGCTGGCGTCGACCTCGCCGGGACTCACACGCTCGTCAATCCCCTCACCGTCTGATCCCGCTGTCATTATTCGGCAAGACGGACGCGAGACAGCGTTGTGGTGGTTTGGCTTGCGTGTGCGATCCTGGCGCACGAACACGGCCAGAAACAGCTATCCGGACGAAACTGGATGAGAGTCAGCCGACGACTGCCTCGAGAAACCGGTCGAACGCCCCGCTTTCGGGATGAACGTGCGCGTAAGTGGCCAGTGACTCGTACCCGAGCAATCCGTCGTGGTCGCCGTCGATGCCGTCGCCACGAACCGTCTCGAAAGCGAAGCGGGCGTCGCCGTCGACGTCGATACTCGAGTAGTGAAACTCGTGGCCTCGAACCGTCTCGCCGGCGTCGGCAGTCAGCGTCGATCGTGCTGTCTCGAGTTCGACGTGATCGAGCGCCTGATACCGGTCGTGCATCGTCACGTCCGCCGGCAGGATACCGGCCATCTCGTGGCGGTCGCCCTTGGCGGTCGTCAGCGACCGACTCATCGCCATCAGACCGCCACACTCGCCGAAGATCGGGAGCCCGTCGCTCGCCCGATCGCCGAGTTCGGCGAGCGTATCCGACGACTCGAGGGCGTCCGCGTGTAGTTCGGGATAGCCACCGGGGAGGTAGACGCCGTCGCAGTCGGGGACGGGATCGCCCACGACCGGCGAGAACGTCACGACCTCACCTCGCTCGCGGAACCGCTCGACGGTCGCAGGATACCGGAAACAAAAGGCGGCGTCGCTGGCGACGGCGACGGTGGCGTCGACGGGCTCTGGGAGTTCCGTGGCCGCAGGTTCCGGGG contains:
- a CDS encoding universal stress protein, translated to MYDSILVATDGSETGSVAVEHAIELADQFGATLYGITVLESRTEYDNAIVDPAETKRRRIDRAESVLADLESTAVDVGLSVETTVESGVPHEKILEAAGEYGVDAIVVGARGRSSFKRALLGGTVDGVVRLTDRPVVVVAEDEHEPESTGD